In Pseudovibrio brasiliensis, the following are encoded in one genomic region:
- a CDS encoding AMP-binding protein, with the protein MLPPLTSYEELRAAFRWNVPARYNIAQDACDRWADVEPDRAALLHVLPSGDVEEWSYGRLKRNSCQLANALRSLGVTSQDRVALLLPQAPETAVSHLAIYRLGAIAVPLAALFGPEALRYRLENAGAKVVITNQAGLEKLSALREQLPFLEHVLCVDGAGDGALEFWSLLERGSEQFEGCETGPDDPALMIYTSGTTGQPKGALLAHRVLLGHLPGIQMAHEMLPQAGDLFWTPADWAWAGGLLNALLPSLKFGVPVVTARIDKFDPEGAFDLMARHGVRNAFIPPTALKMMRSVDHRKYSDKLQLRSVCSAGEALGREAFVWCQEALGVSPNEMYGQTECNLVLGSGAGLGVSRAGAIGKPVPGHEVSVIRPDGSICEPEEQGEIAVRRGTPVMFLGYWQRPDADETKFLGDWMLTGDQGVVDADGYFHFVGRNDDVITSAGYRIGPTEIEDCLIKHEAVGLAAVVGKPDPVRTEIVKAYVVLKDGYEPSEGLVDDIRQYVRVSLSAHEYPREIEFVSEMPLTTSGKVIRRILRSRAQEEAELVEG; encoded by the coding sequence GTGCTGCCACCACTGACTTCATACGAGGAATTGCGCGCGGCGTTTCGTTGGAATGTTCCTGCGCGCTACAACATTGCTCAGGATGCGTGTGATCGTTGGGCTGATGTTGAGCCGGATCGCGCCGCATTGCTGCATGTGCTGCCTTCTGGTGATGTAGAAGAGTGGAGTTATGGCCGCCTTAAAAGAAACTCCTGCCAACTTGCAAATGCGCTTAGGTCTTTAGGCGTCACTTCGCAAGACCGTGTGGCTTTGCTGCTACCACAGGCTCCAGAAACAGCTGTCTCTCATCTTGCCATTTATCGGCTTGGCGCGATTGCTGTGCCACTGGCTGCCTTGTTTGGGCCAGAAGCGCTGCGGTATCGGTTAGAGAATGCTGGTGCGAAGGTGGTGATCACCAATCAAGCAGGGCTTGAAAAGCTCTCTGCGCTTCGCGAGCAACTGCCGTTTCTTGAGCACGTGCTCTGCGTTGATGGAGCTGGTGACGGTGCTCTTGAGTTCTGGAGCTTACTAGAGCGAGGTTCTGAACAGTTTGAGGGCTGTGAGACAGGCCCAGATGATCCTGCACTGATGATCTATACCTCAGGCACGACGGGGCAACCGAAAGGTGCTCTGCTCGCTCATCGTGTGTTGCTCGGGCATCTGCCGGGCATCCAGATGGCGCATGAAATGCTGCCTCAAGCAGGTGATTTGTTCTGGACGCCCGCAGATTGGGCGTGGGCTGGCGGCTTGTTGAATGCCCTTCTGCCTTCGTTGAAGTTTGGGGTGCCTGTTGTGACTGCGCGGATTGATAAGTTTGATCCGGAAGGTGCCTTTGACCTGATGGCGCGTCACGGTGTTCGCAATGCGTTTATTCCGCCGACGGCCTTAAAGATGATGCGCAGTGTAGATCATCGTAAGTACTCAGATAAGCTTCAATTGCGTTCGGTATGCTCGGCTGGTGAAGCTTTGGGGCGCGAGGCGTTTGTCTGGTGTCAGGAAGCTCTTGGTGTCTCTCCAAACGAGATGTATGGCCAGACGGAATGCAATCTCGTTCTTGGTTCCGGAGCTGGCTTAGGCGTGTCTCGTGCTGGTGCAATCGGCAAGCCGGTGCCGGGGCATGAGGTTTCTGTCATTCGCCCGGATGGTTCCATTTGTGAGCCTGAGGAGCAAGGTGAGATTGCGGTTCGCCGTGGTACGCCGGTTATGTTCCTCGGCTACTGGCAGCGGCCAGATGCGGATGAGACAAAGTTTCTGGGTGACTGGATGCTGACAGGTGATCAGGGTGTCGTTGATGCTGATGGCTATTTCCACTTTGTCGGGCGCAATGATGATGTGATCACCTCTGCAGGGTACCGTATTGGACCGACTGAGATTGAGGACTGCCTAATCAAACATGAGGCTGTTGGACTGGCCGCTGTGGTTGGCAAGCCGGACCCTGTGCGCACCGAGATCGTGAAGGCCTATGTTGTGCTGAAAGACGGTTATGAGCCGAGTGAAGGTTTGGTGGATGATATTCGTCAGTATGTGCGTGTGAGCCTTTCTGCCCACGAGTATCCGCGTGAGATTGAGTTTGTCTCCGAGATGCCTTTGACGACCAGCGGTAAGGTTATTCGCCGGATTTTGCGCAGCAGAGCGCAGGAAGAAGCTGAGTTGGTTGAAGGCTAG
- a CDS encoding CAP domain-containing protein, with the protein MKLFRGAGIALFLAAGVTLSGCVSTDETPSYYQNLESHSAQIDASTVASMISSYRSQKDLPSVTIDPELMRVAQAQADGMARAEDVNAARKGDLKLSVLMKNAGQGDVHAVNNLSAGYRRWAEAFSGWRDSPKHNAVMLDAKGTRIGIATAYAPRSKYKVFWSLVVAGPR; encoded by the coding sequence ATGAAGTTGTTTCGTGGTGCGGGCATTGCTCTCTTTCTTGCTGCTGGTGTGACGCTTTCTGGTTGTGTCAGCACGGATGAAACGCCTAGCTACTATCAAAATCTGGAGAGCCATTCTGCGCAGATTGATGCGAGCACCGTGGCTTCCATGATCTCCAGCTATCGCTCGCAAAAGGATCTTCCTTCTGTCACTATTGATCCTGAGTTGATGCGAGTTGCGCAGGCTCAGGCTGATGGCATGGCCCGTGCTGAGGATGTAAATGCGGCCCGTAAGGGTGATCTGAAGCTTTCTGTTCTGATGAAGAATGCCGGGCAGGGTGATGTGCATGCGGTCAATAACCTGAGTGCTGGTTATCGCAGATGGGCAGAGGCTTTTTCTGGTTGGCGTGACTCTCCAAAGCATAATGCGGTGATGCTGGATGCGAAGGGAACGCGCATTGGCATTGCAACGGCTTATGCCCCGCGCTCAAAGTATAAAGTTTTCTGGAGTTTGGTTGTCGCCGGACCACGTTAA
- a CDS encoding quaternary amine ABC transporter ATP-binding protein encodes MALIEVQNITKIFGSAPDKELAKVKDGMGKDQLLAETGHTLGLHDVSLSIEKGEIFVIMGLSGSGKSTLIRHFNRLIEPTDGHILVDGEDVMGLSMKELEDFRRHRMSMVFQRFGLMPHRTVVQNVAYGLEVQGIAKADREKTAREWIETVGLAGFEDQYPSQLSGGMQQRVGLARALATDADILLMDEAFSALDPLIRSQMQDQLVELQEKLHKTIVFITHDLDEALRIGDKIAILKDGVLSQVGTPPEILLEPADDYVRAFVRDVNRARVLTVDTVMQPPALRITHDNMEKALADMRRHDEDFGYVIENKEFRGIVTQEALAEEVAKPGDSPSLYAFADDSNAVELESTLEEALPTTLEADYPVPVVCEDGRLMGVLSPEEMGSVLTPPEEHSEEADDGTEEKAKDEAIAPSKPHALKEAS; translated from the coding sequence ATGGCATTGATCGAAGTACAAAACATAACCAAGATCTTTGGTAGTGCGCCTGACAAGGAGCTTGCCAAAGTTAAGGATGGCATGGGCAAAGACCAGCTTCTTGCTGAAACTGGCCACACCCTTGGTTTGCATGATGTCTCTCTCAGCATTGAGAAGGGCGAGATCTTTGTGATCATGGGCCTTTCCGGTTCTGGCAAGTCCACGCTCATCCGCCACTTCAACCGCCTGATTGAGCCTACTGACGGGCACATTCTGGTTGATGGCGAGGATGTTATGGGCCTTTCCATGAAAGAGCTGGAAGACTTCCGCCGCCATCGCATGTCCATGGTATTCCAGCGCTTTGGCCTGATGCCGCACCGTACTGTGGTGCAGAACGTGGCTTATGGTCTGGAAGTGCAGGGCATTGCGAAAGCGGACCGTGAGAAGACAGCTCGTGAATGGATTGAGACGGTAGGGCTTGCTGGTTTTGAAGATCAGTATCCAAGCCAGCTCTCTGGTGGCATGCAGCAGCGTGTGGGCCTTGCCCGTGCACTCGCGACTGATGCTGACATTCTGCTGATGGATGAGGCGTTCTCTGCGCTAGATCCGTTGATCCGCTCTCAGATGCAGGACCAGTTGGTTGAGCTTCAGGAAAAGCTTCATAAGACCATCGTGTTCATCACGCATGATCTGGATGAAGCGCTGCGTATTGGTGACAAGATTGCGATCCTGAAGGATGGAGTTTTGTCTCAGGTTGGTACGCCACCTGAAATTCTGCTTGAGCCTGCCGATGATTATGTGCGTGCGTTTGTTCGTGATGTGAACCGTGCTCGGGTGCTGACAGTTGACACCGTTATGCAGCCGCCAGCCTTGCGCATTACCCATGACAACATGGAAAAAGCACTGGCTGATATGCGTCGCCATGACGAAGACTTCGGCTATGTGATTGAGAACAAAGAGTTCCGCGGTATCGTTACGCAGGAAGCCCTCGCTGAGGAAGTTGCTAAACCTGGTGATAGTCCGTCTCTTTATGCCTTTGCTGATGACAGTAATGCAGTGGAGCTGGAAAGCACTTTGGAAGAAGCATTGCCAACCACTCTGGAAGCGGATTATCCGGTTCCTGTTGTGTGCGAAGATGGGCGTCTCATGGGTGTTCTAAGCCCTGAAGAGATGGGCAGTGTGCTGACGCCACCAGAAGAGCATTCTGAAGAAGCAGATGACGGTACTGAAGAGAAAGCCAAGGATGAGGCGATAGCTCCATCTAAGCCTCATGCTTTGAAAGAAGCTTCCTGA
- a CDS encoding ABC transporter permease, producing the protein MAFVEFPDFGKPIRTSTNDLVDFLVVNYGDGFEAFSNSILFLLVRLERLLRGADPVIILVCIGLITFAASRRWGLSAVMVAAMWFIGTLGLWEKAMQTVAILLVAVFISVIIGVPLGVISARSNRFRALLNPVLDLMQTIPSFVYLIPAAMLFGLGKVPAILATVIYAAPPLIRLTDLGIRYVDAEVVEASRAFGATRWQILKGVQIPLALPSIMQGINQTMMMALAMVVIASMIGARGVGETVLLGLQRNDAGQGLLGGLAIVVLAVVFDRITQSAGQRMQAHRKVTG; encoded by the coding sequence ATGGCTTTCGTCGAGTTTCCCGACTTTGGGAAACCTATCCGAACTTCCACAAACGATCTGGTTGACTTTCTCGTCGTGAACTACGGCGATGGATTTGAAGCCTTTTCCAACTCCATCCTGTTTTTGCTGGTGAGGCTGGAGCGGCTCCTGCGTGGGGCTGACCCGGTTATCATTCTGGTGTGCATCGGGCTGATCACCTTTGCTGCTAGCCGCCGTTGGGGGCTTAGCGCGGTGATGGTGGCCGCGATGTGGTTTATTGGTACGCTCGGCCTTTGGGAAAAGGCGATGCAGACAGTAGCAATTCTGTTGGTTGCTGTGTTCATTTCCGTAATCATTGGCGTACCGCTTGGTGTTATCTCCGCCCGTTCAAACCGTTTCAGAGCTTTGCTCAATCCGGTGCTGGATCTGATGCAGACGATCCCGAGTTTTGTTTATCTCATTCCGGCGGCGATGTTGTTTGGTCTGGGTAAGGTGCCAGCTATTCTAGCGACCGTTATCTATGCCGCTCCGCCGCTCATCCGCCTGACTGATCTTGGCATTCGCTATGTTGATGCTGAGGTTGTTGAGGCGAGCCGGGCCTTTGGTGCCACGCGCTGGCAGATCCTGAAGGGTGTTCAGATCCCACTGGCGCTTCCATCCATCATGCAGGGTATTAACCAGACTATGATGATGGCGTTGGCTATGGTCGTGATTGCGTCCATGATTGGTGCACGTGGCGTCGGTGAAACCGTTCTGCTTGGATTGCAGCGCAATGATGCAGGGCAGGGTTTGCTCGGCGGCTTGGCAATTGTTGTTCTTGCTGTTGTGTTTGACCGTATCACACAGTCTGCCGGACAACGGATGCAGGCGCATCGCAAGGTAACAGGGTGA
- a CDS encoding ABC transporter substrate-binding protein, with protein MLNFKSALAACVVALPFAVSSAEAADPVCELDRPIVFAGLDWDSNAFHNSVAQFIAEKGYGCQTDVIPGSTIPLLNGMARGDIDVTMEIWPDNVTEALAEGKAKNQFVDLGVNFPDATQAWFVPKYLVEGDDAPAKGLKSVADLPKFKDVFSDPEEPEKGRFYNCIAGWGCEVINSKKLNAYKLNDTYVNFRPGTGAALAAAIESNIRRKKPILFYYWGPTWVMGKVADDLIQLEEPAYNKEVWDELSAETDPSKVTKAVAYPLSATHVFVNTEFHTKAPKLVEFLTAYETTSNDVSKALAYMQDTGGTTDDAAVEFLKNNEEIWTGWVPADVAERVKSAL; from the coding sequence GTGTTGAATTTTAAATCTGCTCTCGCTGCGTGCGTAGTTGCACTACCTTTTGCTGTCTCATCAGCAGAAGCTGCAGATCCTGTTTGTGAATTGGACCGTCCTATTGTTTTTGCTGGTTTGGACTGGGACTCCAATGCGTTTCATAACTCCGTTGCTCAGTTCATTGCTGAGAAGGGGTACGGTTGCCAGACTGACGTAATTCCAGGCTCTACCATTCCGCTTCTGAACGGTATGGCACGCGGCGATATCGACGTGACCATGGAAATCTGGCCAGACAACGTGACTGAAGCTCTTGCTGAAGGCAAAGCGAAGAACCAGTTTGTTGATCTTGGTGTGAACTTCCCTGATGCGACGCAGGCATGGTTTGTGCCGAAGTATCTGGTTGAGGGTGACGATGCGCCTGCAAAGGGCCTGAAGTCCGTTGCTGATCTTCCAAAGTTCAAAGACGTGTTCTCTGATCCGGAAGAGCCAGAGAAAGGCCGCTTCTACAACTGTATCGCTGGTTGGGGCTGTGAGGTTATCAACTCCAAGAAGCTGAATGCTTACAAGCTGAACGATACTTATGTGAACTTCCGTCCGGGCACAGGTGCTGCGCTGGCTGCTGCGATTGAATCCAACATCCGCCGTAAGAAGCCGATCCTGTTTTACTACTGGGGTCCAACCTGGGTGATGGGTAAGGTTGCTGATGATCTGATCCAGCTAGAAGAGCCTGCATACAACAAGGAAGTCTGGGATGAGCTGTCTGCTGAGACTGATCCGTCCAAGGTGACCAAAGCTGTTGCGTACCCGCTTTCTGCTACGCACGTTTTTGTAAACACCGAGTTTCATACGAAAGCGCCTAAACTGGTTGAGTTCCTGACTGCTTATGAGACCACCAGTAACGACGTTTCCAAAGCGCTGGCCTACATGCAGGACACCGGTGGCACCACCGACGATGCTGCAGTTGAGTTCCTGAAAAACAACGAAGAAATCTGGACAGGCTGGGTTCCGGCCGATGTCGCTGAGCGTGTGAAATCTGCTCTGTAA
- the ccrA gene encoding crotonyl-CoA carboxylase/reductase — protein MSSVARVVEAGSEGGSEFKDLYEIGEIPPLGHVPKNMWAWAIRQDRHGSPDTAMVKEVVPTWELDSHEVLILVMAAGVNYNGVWAALGEPISPLNVHKTPYHIAGSDASGIVWAVGSKVTRWKVGDEVVVHCNQDNGDDEECNGGDPMFSSSQRIWGYETPDGSFAQFARVQSQQLMHRPKHLTWEESACYTLTLATAFRMLFGHAPHELKPGQNVLVWGASGGLGVFAVQLIAAAGANAIGVISDESKREYVMSLGAKAVINRKDFNCWGQLPKVNSPEFDAWTKEARKFGKAIWEITGKGNDVDMVFEHPGEATFPVSALVVKRGGMVVFCAGTTGFNITFDARYVWMRQKRIQGSHFAHLKQASEANKFVIDRRIDPCMSEVFSWEQIPQAHMKMWKNQHAPGNMSVLVCSPKTGLRSLEDVMEATQN, from the coding sequence ATGAGTTCCGTTGCACGGGTTGTCGAAGCTGGGTCAGAGGGAGGCTCTGAGTTCAAGGACCTTTATGAGATTGGTGAAATTCCACCACTGGGACATGTTCCAAAGAACATGTGGGCGTGGGCCATTCGCCAGGATCGCCATGGTTCCCCTGATACAGCAATGGTCAAAGAAGTGGTGCCAACATGGGAGTTGGACAGCCACGAAGTGCTCATTCTGGTGATGGCTGCTGGTGTGAACTACAACGGCGTTTGGGCTGCTCTTGGTGAGCCGATTTCTCCGTTGAACGTTCACAAAACGCCGTATCACATTGCGGGATCTGATGCTTCTGGCATCGTATGGGCCGTTGGTTCCAAGGTAACGCGCTGGAAAGTCGGCGATGAAGTTGTTGTTCACTGTAACCAGGACAACGGCGACGATGAGGAATGTAACGGTGGTGATCCAATGTTCTCCAGCTCCCAGCGTATCTGGGGTTATGAGACACCTGATGGATCGTTCGCGCAGTTTGCACGCGTTCAATCTCAGCAGTTGATGCATCGTCCGAAGCATCTGACCTGGGAAGAAAGCGCTTGTTATACGCTGACATTGGCGACTGCTTTCCGCATGCTGTTTGGCCATGCACCGCATGAGCTGAAGCCGGGTCAGAACGTACTGGTTTGGGGTGCTTCCGGTGGTCTTGGTGTGTTTGCGGTGCAGTTGATTGCAGCTGCGGGGGCGAATGCGATCGGGGTGATATCGGATGAGAGCAAGCGCGAATATGTGATGTCGCTTGGCGCTAAGGCCGTCATCAACCGAAAGGACTTCAATTGCTGGGGCCAGTTGCCGAAGGTTAACTCGCCTGAGTTTGATGCCTGGACGAAGGAAGCCCGTAAGTTTGGTAAGGCCATTTGGGAGATTACCGGTAAAGGCAACGACGTCGATATGGTGTTTGAGCACCCGGGTGAGGCGACCTTCCCAGTTTCTGCATTGGTGGTTAAGCGTGGCGGTATGGTGGTGTTCTGTGCGGGTACGACCGGCTTCAACATCACCTTTGATGCGCGTTACGTATGGATGCGTCAGAAGCGTATTCAGGGGTCTCACTTCGCGCACCTGAAGCAAGCGAGTGAGGCGAACAAGTTCGTGATTGATCGCCGTATCGACCCTTGCATGAGTGAAGTATTCTCATGGGAGCAGATTCCGCAGGCTCATATGAAAATGTGGAAGAACCAGCACGCCCCAGGAAACATGTCGGTTTTAGTATGTTCCCCTAAGACTGGATTGCGTTCTCTTGAGGATGTTATGGAAGCCACTCAAAACTAA
- a CDS encoding protein meaA, which translates to MSTGSPKGAFKDRPWMFRTYAGHSNAADSNRLYRTNLAKGQTGLSVAFDLPTQTGYDPDHPLSRGEVGKVGVPVSHLGDMRTLFNEIPLERMNTSMTINATAPWLLALYAAAADEQGADRSLLAGTTQNDLIKEYLSRGTYVFPPAPSMRLTTDVISWTYTNMPKWNPMNVCSYHLQEAGATPVQELSFALATAIAILDNVRASGVVSESDFPKLVGRISFFVNAGMRFITEMCKMRAFTELWDEICRERYGVEEERYRRFRYGVQVNSLGLTEQQPENNVYRILVEMLAVVLSKNARARAVQLPAWNEALGLPRPFDQQWSLRMQQIMAYETDLLEYADIFDGSKEIEAKVELLKEQAREELARIAEMGGAVAAVESSYMKQKLVESNSKRLAGIESGDQIVVGVNKWTETEPSPLASDEDGGILTVPEHVEEEAIQRIQAWRAERDDNAVQAALQELRAAASSDTNIMEASIKAAKAGATTGEWGAALREVFGEYRAPTGVGKAAPDDNENLADVQQKVSALSEKLGRRLKFLVGKPGLDGHSNGAEQIAVRARDCGMEVVYEGIRLTPAQIVNAALEEGVHVIGLSILSGSHLALVHDVLDKMKENGLEDIPIILGGIIPSEDAEELKKAGVAAVYTPKDFHLTEIMSDIVRIVDEQVNETV; encoded by the coding sequence ATGAGTACCGGTTCACCTAAAGGTGCATTTAAAGACCGTCCGTGGATGTTCCGCACATACGCAGGACACTCAAACGCTGCAGACAGCAACCGGCTCTACCGCACGAACCTGGCGAAGGGGCAGACGGGCCTTTCTGTCGCGTTCGATCTCCCGACGCAGACAGGCTATGACCCGGACCACCCGCTTTCACGCGGTGAAGTCGGTAAAGTAGGCGTACCAGTCTCGCACCTAGGCGACATGCGCACGCTCTTCAATGAGATCCCATTGGAGCGCATGAACACTTCCATGACGATCAATGCGACAGCCCCTTGGCTGCTGGCGCTCTATGCTGCTGCCGCAGATGAACAGGGCGCAGACCGCTCTTTGCTTGCAGGCACCACGCAGAATGACCTGATCAAGGAATATCTCTCCCGCGGCACTTACGTCTTCCCACCTGCCCCGTCCATGCGTCTCACAACCGATGTTATTTCATGGACATACACGAATATGCCCAAATGGAACCCGATGAACGTGTGTTCCTACCACCTGCAGGAAGCAGGAGCGACACCAGTACAGGAACTCTCCTTTGCTCTCGCCACAGCAATCGCCATTCTGGATAACGTCCGCGCCTCTGGCGTGGTGTCCGAAAGCGATTTCCCTAAGCTCGTGGGCCGCATCTCCTTCTTCGTGAACGCAGGCATGCGCTTCATCACTGAGATGTGCAAAATGCGAGCATTCACAGAGCTTTGGGATGAAATCTGCCGCGAACGCTACGGTGTTGAGGAAGAGCGCTACCGCCGCTTCCGTTATGGCGTTCAGGTCAACTCACTGGGCCTGACAGAGCAGCAACCGGAAAACAACGTCTACCGCATCCTCGTGGAGATGCTCGCCGTTGTACTCTCCAAGAACGCCCGTGCCCGCGCTGTCCAGCTGCCAGCATGGAACGAAGCCCTTGGCCTGCCACGCCCGTTCGACCAGCAATGGTCCCTGCGCATGCAGCAGATCATGGCCTACGAGACCGACCTGCTGGAATATGCAGACATCTTCGATGGCTCCAAGGAAATTGAAGCCAAAGTCGAATTGCTCAAAGAGCAAGCCCGAGAAGAACTCGCCCGCATTGCAGAGATGGGCGGAGCTGTTGCGGCTGTCGAGTCCAGCTACATGAAGCAGAAACTTGTAGAGTCTAACTCCAAACGTCTGGCAGGCATCGAGTCTGGTGACCAGATCGTTGTCGGCGTCAACAAATGGACCGAAACCGAGCCTTCACCGCTGGCTTCTGACGAAGACGGCGGCATCCTCACCGTGCCTGAGCATGTGGAAGAAGAAGCAATCCAGCGCATTCAGGCATGGCGTGCTGAGCGTGATGACAACGCGGTTCAAGCAGCCCTTCAGGAGCTACGTGCTGCGGCTTCATCTGACACCAACATCATGGAAGCCTCCATCAAAGCTGCTAAGGCTGGAGCAACCACAGGCGAATGGGGCGCAGCCCTGCGTGAAGTCTTCGGCGAATATCGCGCACCAACCGGCGTTGGCAAAGCAGCACCTGATGACAACGAAAACCTCGCTGACGTCCAGCAGAAAGTCTCTGCTCTTTCAGAGAAGCTGGGCCGCCGCCTCAAGTTCCTTGTTGGCAAACCCGGGCTCGACGGCCACTCCAATGGCGCAGAACAAATCGCGGTCCGCGCTCGTGATTGCGGCATGGAAGTTGTCTACGAAGGCATCCGCCTCACACCAGCGCAAATCGTCAATGCTGCTCTGGAAGAAGGCGTCCACGTCATCGGTCTGTCCATCCTGTCCGGTTCACATCTGGCACTGGTTCATGATGTGCTCGATAAGATGAAGGAGAACGGCCTGGAAGACATCCCGATCATCCTGGGCGGCATCATTCCATCCGAAGATGCGGAAGAGCTGAAAAAGGCAGGCGTTGCAGCCGTTTACACACCAAAGGACTTCCACCTGACAGAGATCATGTCAGACATCGTCCGCATCGTGGATGAGCAGGTCAACGAAACCGTCTGA
- a CDS encoding LysR family transcriptional regulator: MDLLNLLESFVRVIDNGSLSGGARQRHISQPAMSQQLNLLEAQVGQELVFRTNKGVKPTVAGKIVYEHAQKMLRQSALMFEAVQEQVAAESGSLVVSVSQPMGGDIITPLIFDLRKDYPELSVSIRMEDQFIDVVEDEIDLAIRTGATGDTSGFSRKIAIVETCLAASPDYLARHGVPQIPEALSELNYIQYRNEKLVDSLELFRHGKRHEVCVNSEFVAGHPQVMVQALLNSVGFTRMPLFMMQDYEETGQLQRLLPDYQCEEKPVYLVYPSREEMTRKAEIFIEAMIERFKDAAGIRLVGQKLVQLAQPA, encoded by the coding sequence ATGGATCTTCTGAATTTATTGGAGAGTTTTGTTCGCGTCATCGACAACGGGTCGCTAAGCGGCGGTGCTCGTCAGCGCCACATCAGTCAGCCTGCAATGAGCCAGCAGTTGAACCTGCTGGAAGCGCAGGTGGGGCAGGAACTGGTTTTCCGAACGAACAAAGGTGTTAAGCCAACTGTGGCGGGCAAGATCGTTTATGAGCATGCCCAGAAGATGCTGCGCCAGAGTGCTCTGATGTTTGAGGCTGTTCAGGAACAGGTTGCTGCTGAGAGTGGATCGCTGGTTGTTTCTGTTTCTCAACCTATGGGCGGTGACATCATCACGCCGCTGATCTTTGATCTTCGGAAGGATTATCCGGAACTTTCAGTTTCCATCAGGATGGAAGATCAGTTTATTGATGTGGTCGAGGATGAGATTGATCTGGCCATTCGCACAGGTGCAACGGGTGATACCTCTGGTTTTTCCAGAAAAATTGCGATTGTTGAGACCTGTCTGGCGGCAAGTCCGGACTATCTTGCCAGGCATGGTGTACCGCAGATTCCTGAGGCTTTGTCAGAGCTGAATTATATCCAATATCGGAACGAGAAACTGGTCGATTCTCTGGAGCTCTTCAGGCACGGGAAACGGCATGAGGTTTGCGTAAATTCTGAGTTTGTCGCTGGGCATCCGCAGGTGATGGTGCAGGCGCTTTTGAACTCAGTTGGTTTCACACGTATGCCTTTGTTTATGATGCAGGATTATGAGGAAACCGGCCAGTTGCAGCGGTTGCTTCCTGATTATCAATGCGAGGAAAAGCCGGTTTATCTCGTTTATCCATCCCGTGAGGAGATGACGCGCAAGGCCGAGATTTTTATTGAGGCGATGATAGAGCGGTTCAAGGATGCGGCTGGCATCCGGTTGGTTGGGCAGAAGCTTGTTCAGCTTGCCCAACCTGCGTGA
- a CDS encoding MBL fold metallo-hydrolase yields MTLSRRSFLSAAASVAGAGAIAPAMSSIALAAAPKIGAQVPGIYRFSVGDIEVTAILDGHLGLDPSLVVGFDQKVAEETLKQNFRSPNTGDMSISVNGYLINTGEHLIVVDTGTADLMGPTLGRFHQNLKNAGYNAADVDAVVLTHLHIDHIGGVVSKSGEKLFPNAEFVVHEIEHTFWNDENTRARFPKDLQNFVDLAQKASKPYDNNKTLISKDGEFIKGLDAVLLPGHTPGHMGIRIHSNNEEVLIWGDTIHSSALQFANPDWTIAFDIDQDMARKTRRTILDRVSTDRTPVIGIHHDFPGLGHVRRVGDAFAYVETSWQHKL; encoded by the coding sequence ATGACACTTTCACGCCGATCTTTTTTATCCGCAGCCGCCTCTGTTGCAGGCGCAGGCGCAATTGCCCCTGCAATGTCGAGCATTGCACTGGCAGCAGCACCCAAAATTGGCGCACAAGTTCCTGGCATCTATCGTTTCTCGGTAGGAGACATTGAAGTAACGGCAATTCTTGACGGACACTTGGGATTAGATCCGTCATTGGTCGTGGGATTTGACCAGAAGGTAGCGGAAGAAACTCTAAAGCAGAACTTTCGTAGCCCCAATACAGGGGACATGTCTATCTCTGTAAACGGATATCTCATTAATACGGGGGAACATCTTATCGTTGTCGATACCGGCACTGCCGACTTGATGGGCCCAACTCTGGGCCGCTTCCACCAAAACCTGAAGAACGCCGGGTATAATGCCGCTGATGTCGACGCAGTCGTTCTGACACACCTGCACATCGACCATATCGGCGGGGTTGTCTCCAAATCAGGAGAAAAACTCTTCCCCAATGCAGAGTTTGTCGTCCATGAGATTGAACACACGTTCTGGAACGACGAAAACACACGCGCACGCTTCCCCAAAGACCTGCAGAACTTCGTAGATCTCGCCCAGAAAGCTTCAAAGCCTTACGACAACAACAAAACACTCATCAGTAAGGATGGTGAATTCATCAAAGGGCTGGATGCCGTTCTGCTCCCCGGCCATACACCGGGCCACATGGGCATCCGCATTCACTCCAACAATGAGGAAGTACTGATCTGGGGCGATACAATCCACTCCTCAGCCCTCCAGTTCGCCAATCCTGATTGGACAATCGCCTTCGATATCGATCAGGACATGGCCCGCAAAACGCGTAGAACAATACTGGATCGCGTCTCAACCGACAGAACTCCGGTGATTGGCATTCACCACGACTTCCCCGGCCTTGGCCACGTCCGCAGGGTTGGTGATGCCTTCGCCTATGTGGAAACCAGCTGGCAGCATAAGCTCTAA